Proteins co-encoded in one Hymenobacter swuensis DY53 genomic window:
- a CDS encoding acyl-CoA carboxylase subunit beta, with amino-acid sequence MSDPHADAQLSKTEILARKNEEALLGGGQARIDAQHKKGKLTARERIDLLFDEGSFEEIGKFVMHRSKDFGLDKEYYLGDGVITGYGTVNGRLVYAFSQDFTVFGGSLSETHAEKIVKIMDLAMKNGAPVLGLNDSGGARIQEGVVSLGGYADIFYKNTLASGVVPQLSAIMGPCAGGAVYSPAITDFILMVEDTSYMFVTGPNVVKTVTHENVTSEELGGASTHSAKSGVTHFSCANEVACINHLKQLLSYMPQNCEETAPMVPYEAGQDESRAILDTIIPDNPNQPYDMREVIDGIIDAGSFLEVHQNFAENIVVGFARLGGRSIGIVGNQPAVLAGVLDINASTKAARFVRFCDSFNIPLLVLEDVPGFLPGTDQEWRGIITNGAKLLYAFCEATVPRITVITRKAYGGAYDVMNSKHIGADMNYAWPTAEIAVMGAKGAAEIIFKREIAAAEDPTAKLQEKVDEYQQKFATPYRAAHRGFVDEVILPSQTRQKLIRAFKMLENKVDTLPRKKHGNIPL; translated from the coding sequence ATGTCTGATCCGCACGCTGACGCCCAACTAAGCAAAACCGAAATTCTCGCCCGCAAAAATGAGGAGGCCCTGCTCGGCGGCGGCCAGGCCCGCATTGATGCCCAGCATAAGAAAGGCAAGCTCACCGCCCGGGAGCGAATTGATTTGCTGTTTGATGAGGGCTCGTTTGAGGAAATCGGCAAGTTTGTAATGCACCGCTCCAAGGATTTCGGGCTGGACAAGGAGTACTACCTCGGCGACGGCGTGATAACGGGCTACGGCACCGTGAACGGCCGGCTGGTGTACGCGTTTTCGCAGGATTTCACGGTGTTTGGCGGCTCTTTAAGCGAAACCCACGCCGAGAAAATCGTGAAGATCATGGACCTCGCCATGAAGAACGGCGCGCCCGTTCTGGGCCTGAACGACTCGGGCGGGGCCCGGATTCAGGAAGGCGTGGTGAGCCTCGGCGGCTACGCCGATATCTTCTACAAAAACACGTTGGCCTCGGGCGTAGTACCGCAGCTCTCGGCCATTATGGGGCCGTGCGCGGGCGGCGCGGTGTACTCGCCGGCCATCACCGACTTTATTCTGATGGTGGAGGACACGAGCTATATGTTCGTGACCGGGCCCAACGTGGTGAAAACCGTCACCCACGAAAACGTGACCAGCGAGGAGCTGGGCGGGGCCAGCACCCACTCGGCCAAGAGCGGCGTCACGCACTTTTCGTGCGCCAACGAGGTGGCCTGCATCAACCACCTCAAGCAGCTGCTGAGCTACATGCCCCAGAACTGCGAGGAAACCGCTCCCATGGTACCCTATGAGGCCGGCCAGGATGAAAGCCGGGCCATTCTGGACACCATCATCCCCGACAATCCCAACCAGCCCTACGACATGCGGGAAGTGATTGACGGCATCATCGACGCTGGTTCCTTCCTAGAGGTGCATCAAAACTTCGCCGAAAACATCGTGGTAGGCTTTGCCCGTCTGGGAGGCCGCAGCATTGGTATTGTGGGCAACCAGCCGGCCGTGCTGGCCGGCGTACTCGACATCAACGCCAGCACCAAGGCCGCCCGGTTCGTACGGTTCTGCGACTCGTTTAACATTCCGCTGCTGGTGCTGGAGGACGTGCCCGGCTTCCTGCCCGGCACCGACCAGGAATGGCGCGGCATCATCACCAACGGGGCCAAGCTGCTCTATGCCTTCTGCGAAGCCACCGTGCCACGCATCACTGTCATTACCCGCAAGGCCTACGGCGGAGCCTATGATGTGATGAACAGCAAGCACATCGGGGCCGATATGAACTACGCCTGGCCCACGGCCGAAATTGCCGTAATGGGTGCCAAAGGCGCGGCTGAAATCATCTTCAAGCGCGAAATTGCCGCCGCCGAAGACCCTACCGCCAAGCTCCAGGAGAAAGTAGACGAGTACCAGCAGAAGTTCGCCACACCCTACCGCGCCGCCCACCGGGGCTTCGTGGACGAGGTGATTTTGCCCTCCCAGACGCGCCAGAAGCTGATCCGCGCCTTCAAGATGCTGGAAAATAAAGTGGACACGCTGCCCCGTAAAAAGCACGGCAACATTCCCCTGTAA
- a CDS encoding ATP-dependent Clp protease ATP-binding subunit: MEAKFSNRVKEVISLSREEAIRLGHDYIGTEHLLLGMIREGEGTAIGLLKKLGVSVDELKYALEQATRNTATQGTSITGSIPLTKQTEKVLKITYLEAKIFKSEIIGTEHLLLSILRDEDNISSQILSKFNVNYESVRDSLDYHGNSANNPTSGPEADDDDNDRLFGGSAGRGGAGAGATPKKGNEKSRTPVLDNFGRDLTKLAEEDKLDPIVGREKEIERVAQILSRRKKNNPILIGEPGVGKTAIAEGLALRIIQKKVSRVLFGKRVVTLDLASLVAGTKYRGQFEERMKAVMNELEKSPDVILFIDELHTIVGAGGASGSLDASNMFKPALARGEIQCIGATTLDEYRQYIEKDGALARRFQMVMVDPTTPEETIEILNNIKDKYQDHHHVVYTDKAIEACVKLSDRYMSDRFLPDKAIDILDEAGARVHINNIVVPEDILKLEEQIENIKGEKNRVVKSQKYEEAAKLRDTEKKLIDQLELAKKDWEEETKKKRYTVKEENVAEVIAMMTGIPVSRVAQKESSKLLNMGEELKGKVIGQDKAIKQLVKAIQRTRVGLKDPKKPIGSFVFLGPTGVGKTELAKVLATYLFDKEDSLVRIDMSEYMEKFSISRLVGAPPGYVGYEEGGQLTEKIRRKPYSVILLDEIEKAHPDVYNILLQVLDDGILTDGLGRKVDFRNTIIIMTSNIGARDLQDFGAGIGFGTKARQENMDELTKGTITNALRKTFSPEFLNRLDDVIVFNSLEKADIHKIIDISLSKLLGRIQTLGYRVELTEAAKDFVAEKGYDPKYGARPLNRAIQKYIEDPIAEEILKAEIAQGDVITADYTAGAEELTFSVSKSGEQTNLASDERPEEAPEPSDDEPKDSKKKGE, from the coding sequence ATGGAAGCTAAATTCTCAAACAGAGTCAAGGAGGTCATCTCCCTGAGCCGGGAAGAGGCCATCCGGCTCGGGCACGACTATATCGGTACAGAACATCTGCTGCTGGGTATGATCCGCGAGGGGGAGGGCACAGCCATCGGTCTGCTCAAGAAGCTGGGCGTATCGGTTGACGAGCTTAAGTATGCCCTGGAGCAGGCCACCCGTAACACGGCTACCCAGGGCACGAGCATTACCGGCTCTATCCCATTGACCAAACAGACCGAGAAAGTCCTCAAGATTACGTACCTCGAGGCTAAAATCTTCAAGAGCGAGATTATCGGGACGGAGCATCTACTCCTCTCGATCCTGCGTGATGAAGACAACATTTCGTCCCAAATCCTGAGCAAATTCAACGTGAACTACGAATCCGTCCGCGATTCGCTGGACTACCACGGTAACTCGGCGAACAACCCCACCTCCGGCCCTGAGGCCGATGACGACGACAACGACCGCCTCTTTGGGGGCAGTGCAGGCCGCGGCGGAGCCGGAGCCGGTGCTACACCCAAAAAAGGCAACGAGAAGTCGCGCACTCCGGTGCTTGACAACTTCGGCCGCGACCTGACCAAGCTGGCCGAGGAAGATAAGCTCGACCCGATTGTAGGCCGCGAAAAGGAAATTGAGCGCGTAGCTCAGATTCTCTCGCGCCGCAAGAAGAATAACCCCATCCTCATCGGGGAGCCCGGCGTTGGTAAAACGGCTATTGCCGAAGGCCTCGCTTTGCGCATCATCCAGAAAAAGGTGTCGCGTGTGCTGTTCGGCAAGCGGGTGGTTACGCTGGATCTGGCCTCGCTGGTGGCTGGAACCAAGTACCGCGGCCAGTTCGAGGAACGCATGAAGGCCGTGATGAACGAGCTGGAAAAGTCGCCCGACGTGATTCTGTTCATTGACGAGTTGCACACGATTGTAGGTGCCGGCGGTGCCTCCGGTTCGCTCGATGCCTCCAATATGTTCAAGCCGGCTTTGGCCCGTGGCGAAATCCAATGCATCGGTGCCACGACGCTTGATGAGTACCGTCAATACATTGAGAAGGACGGCGCGCTGGCCCGTCGTTTCCAGATGGTGATGGTGGACCCCACCACGCCCGAGGAGACGATTGAAATCCTGAACAACATCAAGGACAAGTACCAGGACCACCACCATGTAGTGTACACCGACAAGGCCATTGAGGCCTGCGTAAAGCTGTCGGACCGCTATATGTCAGACCGGTTCCTGCCCGATAAGGCCATCGACATTCTCGACGAAGCCGGTGCCCGCGTGCACATCAACAACATCGTGGTGCCCGAGGATATTCTCAAGCTCGAAGAGCAGATTGAGAACATCAAGGGCGAGAAAAACCGTGTGGTGAAGTCGCAGAAGTACGAGGAAGCCGCCAAGCTCCGCGACACGGAGAAAAAGCTTATTGATCAGCTCGAACTAGCCAAGAAGGACTGGGAAGAGGAGACCAAGAAGAAGCGCTACACCGTGAAGGAGGAGAATGTGGCCGAGGTTATTGCCATGATGACCGGCATTCCCGTTTCGCGCGTGGCCCAGAAGGAAAGCTCTAAGCTCTTGAACATGGGCGAAGAGTTGAAAGGTAAGGTAATCGGGCAGGACAAGGCCATCAAGCAATTGGTGAAAGCCATCCAACGCACCCGTGTAGGCCTGAAAGACCCCAAGAAACCTATCGGCTCCTTTGTATTCCTAGGCCCCACGGGCGTAGGTAAAACGGAGCTGGCGAAAGTGCTGGCTACCTACCTCTTCGACAAGGAAGATTCGCTGGTGCGGATTGATATGTCGGAGTACATGGAGAAATTCAGCATCTCGCGCCTGGTGGGCGCGCCTCCCGGCTACGTGGGCTACGAGGAAGGCGGTCAGCTGACGGAGAAAATCCGCCGTAAGCCCTACTCGGTTATCCTGCTGGACGAGATTGAGAAGGCGCACCCGGACGTGTACAACATCCTGCTGCAAGTGCTGGACGACGGTATTCTGACCGACGGCCTGGGCCGCAAGGTGGACTTCCGGAACACCATCATCATCATGACCTCGAACATCGGGGCGCGTGATTTGCAGGACTTCGGCGCCGGTATCGGTTTCGGTACCAAGGCCCGGCAGGAGAACATGGACGAGCTGACGAAGGGCACCATCACCAACGCCCTGCGCAAAACCTTCTCGCCCGAGTTCCTGAACCGTCTGGACGACGTCATTGTGTTCAATTCGCTGGAAAAAGCCGATATCCATAAGATCATCGACATCAGCCTGAGCAAACTGCTGGGTCGTATCCAGACGCTGGGTTACCGTGTGGAGTTGACCGAAGCTGCCAAGGACTTCGTGGCCGAAAAAGGCTACGACCCCAAGTACGGCGCACGTCCGCTGAACCGGGCCATCCAGAAGTACATTGAAGACCCGATTGCCGAGGAAATCCTGAAGGCTGAAATTGCCCAAGGTGACGTCATCACCGCCGACTACACGGCCGGCGCGGAGGAACTGACCTTCTCGGTAAGCAAGAGCGGCGAGCAGACCAACCTCGCCAGCGACGAGCGGCCCGAGGAAGCTCCCGAGCCAAGCGACGACGAGCCGAAAGACTCGAAGAAGAAAGGCGAGTAA
- a CDS encoding WbqC family protein produces MPAVLFESQYNPPAAFFTELLGAEALWLEAHEHYRKQTYRNRCLILTAQGTQALTVPVIDGNRSEKVLTTEIEIDYRQNWIHRHWRTLQTAYGGTPYFEYYAEYLHDIYFQKPQRLFELNTLLLRFYFRCLRLRLPVHLTPEYVAPSAASQLHNFTISPLLDRRDWLTPKAAVSPEPDRTSVRPYPQSFGKDFVPGLSILDLLFMQGPAAGSFLS; encoded by the coding sequence ATGCCTGCTGTTCTGTTCGAATCTCAATATAACCCACCGGCCGCGTTTTTCACCGAGCTTCTTGGGGCCGAAGCCCTTTGGCTGGAGGCCCACGAGCATTATCGCAAGCAAACCTACCGTAACCGCTGCCTGATTCTGACCGCTCAGGGCACCCAGGCCCTCACCGTGCCCGTTATTGATGGCAACCGCAGTGAGAAAGTCCTGACTACAGAAATTGAAATTGATTACCGTCAGAACTGGATTCACCGCCATTGGCGCACCCTGCAAACCGCTTACGGTGGCACCCCGTACTTTGAGTATTATGCCGAGTATCTGCACGATATCTACTTCCAGAAGCCTCAGCGGCTATTTGAGTTGAATACACTGCTATTGCGCTTCTACTTCCGCTGCCTGCGCCTCCGCCTGCCTGTTCACCTGACGCCGGAGTACGTAGCACCATCCGCCGCTTCACAACTTCACAACTTCACCATCTCACCCTTGCTGGACCGGCGCGATTGGCTGACCCCCAAAGCGGCTGTTTCCCCTGAACCTGACAGGACGTCGGTACGGCCCTACCCTCAGAGCTTTGGTAAAGATTTTGTACCGGGTCTCAGCATCTTAGACCTGCTCTTTATGCAGGGTCCGGCCGCCGGCAGTTTTCTTTCGTAG
- a CDS encoding lysophospholipid acyltransferase family protein, producing MSRSKLYSWYYRPLEWLLIGISLLPLPVLYGVARGLYWLMAYVVRYRQRVVLENMRNSFPEKSEAEIRRQANGFYWHFAQVIVEILKLRTMSAQQVRRRVRFTNPEVLGRFFPEGKQVLTLGSHAGNWEWLLAAAALEYPGKAGGVYKPLMNPFFEQFMLRLRTRLGAHLVPMLNTLRDFVKHRGQGRTLSLLSDQAAGPEDHPYWTNFLHQDTPFYTGADKLAAQFQCAAVFISIRRVRRGYYEVTFAELHDGEKPLIPEHALIEAFARHLERDIQANPSEYLWSHRRWKHKRQK from the coding sequence ATGAGTCGAAGTAAATTGTATTCCTGGTACTACCGGCCGCTGGAATGGCTGCTGATTGGAATTTCCCTGCTGCCGCTGCCGGTGCTATATGGCGTGGCGCGCGGTCTGTATTGGCTCATGGCCTACGTAGTGCGTTATCGGCAGCGGGTGGTGCTGGAAAATATGCGCAACTCGTTCCCGGAAAAGTCGGAGGCCGAAATCCGGCGGCAGGCTAACGGCTTCTACTGGCACTTTGCGCAGGTTATTGTCGAGATTCTGAAACTGCGCACGATGTCGGCACAGCAAGTGCGGCGGCGCGTACGGTTTACGAATCCGGAAGTATTAGGCCGGTTTTTTCCGGAAGGCAAGCAGGTGCTGACGCTGGGCTCACACGCGGGTAACTGGGAGTGGCTGCTGGCGGCCGCCGCCCTGGAATACCCGGGTAAGGCCGGAGGCGTGTACAAACCACTGATGAACCCGTTTTTCGAGCAGTTTATGTTACGGCTGCGGACCCGGCTGGGGGCGCATCTGGTGCCTATGCTCAATACGTTGCGCGACTTTGTAAAGCACCGGGGGCAGGGGCGTACGCTCAGCCTGCTATCGGACCAGGCGGCTGGCCCCGAGGACCACCCGTACTGGACCAACTTCCTGCATCAGGATACACCCTTTTATACCGGTGCCGATAAGCTGGCGGCTCAGTTTCAGTGCGCGGCCGTGTTTATTAGCATCCGGCGCGTCCGCCGTGGCTACTACGAAGTCACTTTTGCGGAGCTGCACGACGGTGAAAAGCCGCTGATACCGGAGCACGCTCTCATTGAAGCCTTCGCCCGCCATCTGGAGCGTGATATTCAGGCCAATCCATCGGAGTATCTATGGTCGCACCGCCGCTGGAAGCACAAGCGTCAGAAGTGA
- a CDS encoding L-threonylcarbamoyladenylate synthase: MSATLLRIHPDNPPLNRIQQAVEIIRKGGIVIYPTDTIYGLGCDIHNARAVEKLCRIKGVQPEKANLSFICSDLSHITDYANGITTPVYKVLKKALPGPFTFIFEANTKAPRYGGVKRKTVGIRVPDNQICTMLVRELGNPIISTSIRDDDEILEYSTDPDLIFEKYRPLVDLVIDGGFGNNTASTVVDCTNEDFEIIRQGAGDIEQYL; encoded by the coding sequence ATGTCCGCAACGCTGCTCCGCATTCACCCCGATAACCCACCGCTGAACCGGATTCAACAAGCCGTGGAAATCATCCGCAAAGGCGGCATCGTCATTTACCCTACCGATACCATTTACGGGCTGGGTTGTGATATTCACAATGCCCGGGCAGTGGAAAAACTGTGCCGCATCAAAGGAGTACAGCCGGAGAAGGCCAACCTGTCGTTCATCTGCTCCGACCTCTCGCACATTACCGACTACGCCAACGGCATTACCACGCCGGTATATAAGGTTCTGAAAAAGGCGTTACCCGGACCTTTTACCTTCATTTTTGAAGCCAACACGAAAGCCCCACGCTATGGGGGCGTAAAGCGCAAAACAGTGGGCATCCGGGTGCCGGACAATCAGATCTGCACAATGCTGGTGCGTGAGCTGGGTAATCCCATCATCAGCACCTCCATCCGCGACGACGACGAAATTCTGGAGTACAGCACCGACCCCGATCTGATTTTCGAGAAGTACCGTCCTTTGGTTGACCTCGTCATTGACGGCGGTTTCGGTAACAACACTGCCAGTACCGTAGTGGATTGTACCAACGAGGACTTCGAAATCATCCGCCAAGGCGCCGGCGACATTGAGCAGTATCTGTGA
- a CDS encoding Calx-beta domain-containing protein — translation MKQTYSLPSVRYVVLSAALLGLTQAAQAQQLGQYSFTGAAGSEVTFPADAQPTNATLSVMSRGTGVTPSAGANTFTAVDWTTTALDAADYFSFSVTPSAGYTLRLDSLRLDERRSGTGVRDWAIRSSVDNFATNIITVNVPDNTDTRANKLVPLPATFANLNSAVEFRIYGYNAEATSGSWRVDNVRVLGAAVAGTTTAPTVSFGPAITVAESAGTIQIPVSLSAAPTQSVTVQVALAASAGTATSPADYTFTTQTLTFPAGSTAAQNATLTVVDDAIFESAETIILSLQNVLPAGAATIGNGSYTITITDNDTAPAPTITAISALKPVNADGTPTQTGSFTVAGVIYGPNFRTTGYQGTIMDRTGGLGLFSSTNLSFAPIEGDSVQVTGTLGTFRGLSQLTVTAITRLGTSKLMRPRVVTTALTEAEESQLIVLPNVTATTPSQWSTTATAAYTVDVQTAAGVSYAVRINPASTLFNQPAPTGSFSLTGIGSQFATTSTAPYAGGYQIVPRTKEDVGSVITGIRQALTAGNVRVFPNPATDNLTIQVAGRAAKATVTVTDLTGRAVLKGTSTLDGSFSLRSLRAGQYILLVQDANTLTSHKIVKQ, via the coding sequence ATGAAGCAAACCTACTCTTTGCCTTCCGTGCGCTACGTAGTGCTGTCGGCAGCTTTGCTAGGCCTCACGCAGGCCGCACAGGCCCAACAGTTGGGTCAGTATTCTTTTACCGGAGCCGCAGGTAGCGAAGTAACCTTCCCGGCCGATGCGCAGCCTACCAACGCTACGCTCAGCGTAATGTCGCGCGGTACAGGTGTTACGCCTTCAGCTGGGGCTAACACGTTCACGGCGGTTGACTGGACCACTACGGCACTGGATGCGGCCGACTACTTCAGCTTCTCGGTTACCCCCAGCGCTGGTTACACCCTGCGCTTGGATAGCCTGCGGTTGGATGAGCGTCGTTCGGGAACGGGTGTTCGTGACTGGGCTATTCGTTCTAGCGTCGACAACTTCGCTACCAACATTATCACGGTGAATGTACCCGACAACACGGACACCCGTGCCAACAAGCTGGTGCCGCTGCCAGCAACTTTCGCCAATCTTAACTCGGCTGTTGAGTTCCGCATTTACGGGTACAATGCCGAAGCGACTTCAGGTAGCTGGCGTGTTGATAACGTGCGGGTCCTGGGCGCAGCAGTGGCTGGTACAACTACCGCTCCTACGGTTTCCTTCGGGCCGGCTATTACCGTGGCCGAAAGCGCCGGTACCATTCAGATTCCGGTAAGCCTGAGCGCAGCTCCAACCCAGAGCGTAACGGTGCAAGTGGCCCTGGCCGCCTCGGCCGGCACGGCTACCTCCCCCGCCGACTACACCTTCACGACCCAGACCCTGACGTTCCCGGCTGGCTCTACTGCCGCCCAGAACGCTACGCTGACCGTGGTAGATGATGCCATTTTTGAGTCGGCCGAAACCATTATCCTGTCTCTGCAAAACGTGCTGCCCGCTGGCGCGGCTACCATCGGCAATGGTTCGTACACCATCACCATCACCGACAACGACACAGCCCCCGCTCCTACTATCACTGCTATTTCAGCCCTCAAGCCGGTCAATGCGGATGGCACACCTACGCAAACCGGCTCTTTCACCGTAGCCGGCGTGATTTACGGACCTAACTTCCGCACCACGGGCTACCAGGGCACCATTATGGACCGCACCGGCGGCCTAGGCCTGTTCAGCTCCACGAACCTGTCGTTTGCTCCCATTGAAGGCGACTCCGTACAGGTAACCGGTACACTGGGCACCTTCCGGGGTCTGTCGCAGCTCACCGTTACCGCTATTACCCGCCTGGGTACCAGCAAGCTGATGCGCCCACGCGTAGTCACCACCGCCCTGACGGAAGCCGAAGAGTCGCAGCTGATTGTGCTGCCGAACGTAACGGCTACCACCCCTAGCCAGTGGAGCACTACTGCTACGGCCGCCTATACGGTTGATGTACAAACGGCCGCTGGTGTTTCGTACGCGGTACGCATCAACCCGGCTTCTACCCTGTTCAACCAGCCGGCTCCTACCGGTTCGTTCTCCCTCACGGGCATTGGCTCGCAGTTCGCCACTACCAGCACTGCTCCCTACGCCGGTGGCTACCAGATTGTACCCCGCACCAAGGAAGATGTAGGCTCGGTGATTACCGGTATCCGCCAGGCTCTGACTGCCGGCAACGTGCGCGTATTTCCGAACCCCGCTACCGACAACCTGACGATTCAGGTGGCCGGCCGCGCTGCCAAAGCCACCGTTACGGTAACCGACCTGACGGGCCGCGCCGTGCTTAAAGGCACTTCTACCCTCGATGGCTCGTTCAGCCTGCGCTCGTTGCGCGCCGGCCAGTACATTCTGCTGGTGCAGGATGCTAACACACTGACTTCGCACAAAATCGTGAAGCAGTAG
- the mltG gene encoding endolytic transglycosylase MltG, with protein sequence MAKTRIDYKAQATRRRNRFAYTAGIFGLLLITFSYYFYQVFFTPNVETKGRPTYVVVRRGESAREVLDSIDATGVIVDKLSLRFVAKVMKYEQLVKPGRYELKEGYTNRQLINDLRTGRNRLPLRLTFQNIRLREDLARKLATTIDARPERFDSLLTSPDYTKSLGFDTTSILTMFIPNTYELPWNASAENLMQRMKKEYEKFWTPARDAKRKALGLSRAEVSTLASIVEAEQQQHADERPRVAGVYLNRLKRGMKLQADPTVVYANHDFTIKRVLNVHLAKDSPYNTYKYAGLPPGPINLPSIASIDAVLNPESHQYLYFCAKEDFSGYHAFARNEQEHLVNARRYQAALTRSGIMK encoded by the coding sequence ATGGCCAAAACCCGCATCGACTACAAAGCGCAGGCAACCCGCCGCCGCAACCGTTTCGCCTACACGGCCGGCATTTTCGGGCTGCTGCTCATTACCTTCTCCTACTATTTCTACCAGGTTTTCTTCACGCCCAACGTGGAAACCAAGGGCCGCCCGACTTACGTGGTGGTGCGCCGGGGCGAGTCGGCCCGGGAGGTGCTGGACTCCATTGATGCCACGGGCGTCATCGTGGATAAACTTAGCCTGCGCTTCGTGGCCAAGGTGATGAAATACGAACAGCTGGTGAAGCCCGGCCGCTACGAGCTGAAGGAAGGGTACACCAACCGCCAGCTCATCAACGACCTGCGCACTGGCCGCAACCGCCTGCCGCTGCGCCTTACGTTCCAGAACATCCGTTTGCGCGAAGACCTGGCCCGCAAGCTGGCTACCACTATCGATGCCCGTCCCGAGCGGTTCGACAGCCTGCTGACTTCGCCCGACTACACTAAAAGCCTGGGCTTCGATACCACCAGCATCCTCACCATGTTCATTCCGAACACGTACGAGTTGCCCTGGAACGCCTCCGCCGAAAACCTCATGCAGCGCATGAAAAAGGAATACGAAAAGTTCTGGACGCCAGCCCGCGACGCCAAGCGCAAAGCCCTGGGCCTCTCGCGGGCTGAGGTGAGTACCCTGGCCAGCATTGTGGAGGCCGAACAGCAGCAGCACGCCGACGAGCGGCCCCGCGTGGCGGGCGTATATCTCAACCGCCTCAAGCGCGGTATGAAGCTCCAGGCTGACCCGACGGTGGTGTACGCTAACCACGACTTCACCATCAAACGCGTACTCAACGTACACTTGGCCAAAGATTCGCCCTACAACACCTACAAGTACGCCGGCCTGCCGCCCGGCCCCATCAACCTGCCCAGCATTGCCAGCATTGATGCCGTGCTCAACCCCGAGAGTCACCAGTACCTGTATTTCTGCGCCAAGGAGGATTTCAGTGGCTACCACGCCTTCGCCCGCAACGAGCAGGAGCACTTGGTAAACGCCCGCCGCTACCAAGCTGCCCTAACGCGGAGCGGCATTATGAAGTAA
- a CDS encoding acyl-CoA thioesterase, producing MYQSDTQIRVRYAETDQMGYVYHGNYAAYFEVCRTEAFRQLGISYKALEADGVGMPVGEIRTRFRRPARYDDLLTVRLLLKQPAEGTRVLFEYEIYNEAHELLTEGHTLMVFVSMATGRPVPIPQDIAAKLAPYFTDDEIAGPLTPPKAPGDAPAPAAFLK from the coding sequence ATGTATCAATCTGACACCCAGATCCGCGTGCGGTACGCCGAAACCGACCAGATGGGCTACGTGTACCACGGCAATTACGCGGCGTATTTTGAAGTGTGCCGCACCGAGGCCTTCCGGCAGCTGGGCATCAGCTATAAGGCCCTGGAAGCCGACGGCGTGGGCATGCCGGTGGGGGAGATACGCACCCGTTTCCGCCGCCCCGCCCGCTACGACGACCTACTTACGGTGCGCCTGTTGTTGAAGCAGCCCGCCGAGGGTACGCGCGTATTGTTCGAATACGAAATCTACAACGAGGCCCACGAGCTGCTCACGGAAGGTCACACGCTGATGGTCTTCGTGAGCATGGCTACCGGCCGCCCGGTCCCTATTCCGCAGGATATTGCCGCCAAGTTGGCCCCATATTTCACCGACGATGAAATCGCTGGCCCGCTCACCCCGCCCAAAGCTCCGGGAGATGCCCCTGCTCCAGCGGCGTTTCTAAAGTAG
- a CDS encoding YihY/virulence factor BrkB family protein, which yields MRLPVRRYHIPDVRRRRSYRRAIVFLKQLRFARGRASVYDVVDRLLQEIRLDGIAKRASYMAFNLTIAIFPTIIFLFTLIPYIPVPNLNVDILQFLADLIPREMYVAVSGTIEDIVNIPHGGLLSFGFATALVLSSNGIMALLDAFEKKYPSFKKRTYLRKRVIATLLTVVLSSVLLFAVAGIFFGTYIIDALVYHEIVPEAMTDQLTGVLRYGSVVSLFLLTTCLVYYYVPPVHDKWPFISAGAVVATLLIFLVSFLFILYVKIFDSYNHFYGSIGTLVGFMVWLDFVCMTLILGFEINVSIDAVTGRLKRPAALAKAVAQ from the coding sequence ATGCGTCTTCCGGTTCGCCGTTATCATATTCCCGATGTGCGCCGCCGCCGCAGCTACCGGCGCGCCATCGTGTTTCTGAAGCAGCTCCGGTTTGCCAGAGGGCGCGCCTCCGTGTATGACGTGGTGGACCGGCTGCTGCAGGAAATCCGGCTGGATGGCATTGCCAAGCGGGCCAGCTACATGGCCTTCAACCTCACTATTGCCATCTTCCCCACCATTATCTTCCTGTTCACGCTCATCCCCTACATTCCGGTGCCCAACCTGAATGTGGACATCCTCCAGTTTCTGGCCGACCTCATTCCCCGGGAAATGTACGTGGCCGTTTCCGGCACCATTGAGGATATCGTGAACATTCCCCACGGCGGGCTGCTGTCCTTCGGTTTTGCCACGGCCCTAGTGCTGAGTTCCAACGGCATCATGGCCCTGCTTGATGCGTTTGAGAAGAAATATCCCTCGTTCAAGAAGCGTACCTATCTGCGCAAGCGGGTTATTGCCACGCTACTCACGGTAGTCCTGTCGTCGGTGCTCCTGTTTGCGGTGGCAGGCATCTTTTTCGGGACCTACATCATTGATGCGCTGGTGTACCACGAAATCGTGCCCGAAGCCATGACCGACCAGCTGACCGGCGTGCTGCGCTATGGCTCGGTTGTCAGCCTGTTCCTGCTCACAACCTGCCTGGTATACTACTACGTGCCGCCGGTGCACGATAAATGGCCGTTCATCTCGGCTGGGGCAGTGGTGGCCACGCTGCTCATTTTCCTGGTGTCCTTCCTGTTTATCCTCTACGTCAAGATTTTTGACAGCTACAACCACTTCTATGGCTCCATCGGTACGCTGGTGGGCTTCATGGTGTGGCTGGATTTCGTGTGCATGACCCTGATTCTGGGCTTCGAGATAAACGTGAGCATTGATGCCGTAACGGGGCGGCTGAAGCGGCCGGCGGCCCTTGCAAAGGCTGTGGCTCAATAG